TGATGGTCAAGGCCATCAACTGTTCCAGCGTCACGCCACCGGCCCGGTAATCGGTCATCAGGCGCGGCGAGACGTTCGCCAGCTTCAAGCGGCGCTGCACCACCAGCGGGGACACGCCGAAGTCGGCGGCAATGTCCTCGATGGGCCGGCCTTCCTTGACCAGCGCGGCGAAGGCCGCGAACTGGTCGGCGGGGTGCATGTTCTCGCGCTGCACGTTCTCGGCGAGGCTGACGGTGCGGGCGGAAGCATCGGCCACCAGCAGGCACGGCACTTCGTAGTCGGCGGGGATGCGCTTCTTCTTCCCCAGCAGCTTCAAGGCGGTCAGGCGGCGGTCGCCTGCGACGACTTCGTATTGCTCACCATCGGCGGCAAGGATGACGATCAGGTTTTGCAGCAGGCCGATGCGGGCGATGCTCGCGGCCAGTTCGGGGATGGACTGGCGCGGGGTCGTCCGCACGTTGCGCTTGGAGCGGCGCGGCAACAACTGCGAGAGGGAAACCAAGATCAGGTTCTTGGTCGGGTCGGCCACTTCCAGCGGTGCGGCGGCTTCGATGGCGACGGCTTCGGTTTTGGGTACGGCGTTCATGGTGATTTCTCCTAGCGGTTTGGGATGCAGCAGCGAGAGAAGCGGCAAGGGCTGCTGCCTGCCCCTGCCGCGTGGGGATTCAGGCTTTCAACTGGCGCAGGCCGTCAGCCAGCAGCCACAGGGCGCGATTCAGGCGCACGCTTTGGTCGATGCCCTGCACGGGTCGGGTGGTCTGGCGGCGGCCATTCGCGGCGCGGGCGGACAGGCCGCCTTTGGTCAAGTTCTCCTGCGTGCGGTTGAACACGCTCCACAGGTCGCGGCGGTCGTCGTCGTGGCGGCGCGGCATCAGGATTTGCGATTCCGTGATGGGCGCGGGCTTGTCCTCGTCGTACTTCAATGCCAGCGCAGCGCGGGCGAACACTTCCGATTCCCCGGCATCCAGCGTGATAGCGCGCATGGCATCGCGCGATTCCTGCGCCCGGTCGAAGCCGTGCAGGACTTCGTAAGCGCCTTCGATGACGTGGGCGGCTACGTCGCCCTTGTGGGGCACGCGCACGTCCGCCACGGTGTC
This DNA window, taken from Pseudomonas sp. FeN3W, encodes the following:
- a CDS encoding DUF932 domain-containing protein, coding for MQLASRFASRSPVLRSERPLSDDQIRAIAPSIFAEAPHESRSQRYSYIPTATVLQELRGEGFEPFMVTQTRVRHDDRRDYTKHMIRLRHASQINGREANEIILLNSHDGTSSYQMLAGMFRFVCSNGLVCGDTVADVRVPHKGDVAAHVIEGAYEVLHGFDRAQESRDAMRAITLDAGESEVFARAALALKYDEDKPAPITESQILMPRRHDDDRRDLWSVFNRTQENLTKGGLSARAANGRRQTTRPVQGIDQSVRLNRALWLLADGLRQLKA